GAACCCCTCCGTCAGCCGCTGCGCGGCTGCCACCTCCCCTCGAACTCGAGGGGAGGATGACGTCTAGGCCGCCATCCCGCTGACGAACGCCTTCGCGGTCGAGGTGAAGTTGGCGATCTGCTCGGAGAAGCGGCCGAAGCCCTGCTCGACCTCGTCGATGTCGGTCGCGACATTCTCGGTGTCGGTGCGGATAGCGGCAATCGTCGAGCTCATCGAGTCGGCGGCAAGCGCGGTTTCGTCGACGGCGGCGGTGATCATCGTCACCGTTTGCGCCTGGAGCTCCATCGCCTCACGGATGCGGTCGGCGGAAGTCTGCACTTCCTCGACGGTGTCCTCGATCGAATTATTGGCGTCGACCGTCTGGCGCGTGGCCTGCTGGATCGCGGTGATCTTGGCGGTGATGTCGTCGGTCGCCCGCGCGGTCTGGCTGGCGAGGCTCTTCACCTCCTGCGCGACGACGGCAAAGCCGCGCCCGGCATCGCCCGCGCGTGCCGCCTCGATCGTGGCATTGAGCGCGAGGAGGTTGGTCTGCCCCGCAATGTCGCGGATGAGGCCGAGGATCGATTCGATCGCCTCGACGTGCGCCGACAATGCCTGGCTGACCTTGACCGCCTGACTTGCCTGCTCGCCGGCGCGGGTGGCGACGCCCGCCGCCACTTCGACTTCGCCGCGCGCATCCTCGATCGCGCGGATGAGGCCGGCGGCGGTCTGCGCCGCTTCGCGCATGGCGATCGCCGATTGCTCGGCGGCGGCGGCGACCTCGCTGGTCTTGCCGAGCATGCCGCGGGTGGAGGCCGCGGTTGCCCGGGTGCGTTCGGTCAGCGCCTTGGACTGGTCGGTGCTGGCGCGGACGAGGTCGCTCACGCGGCGCTCGAACTGGTCGCTTTCCCGGCCGCGCTGGTCGGCCGCCTCGATCGCCTCGAGCAAGGCGACCTGCGCCAGGATGATGTCGGTTTCGAAGCAAGTCAGCCGTTGAAAAGTGGTTACGCTCTGCTGCAGCTGGGCCTGGTCGCCGCCGAACCGCTCGAACAGGCGGTCGATGACTCGGCCGATCAGCTCGTCACGCGCGGCGATATAGCCTGGAACCGAGCTTCGCTCGCGGAAGATGCGGCGGCCATATTCGGCGACCGACTGGACCCAGTCGATATTCACCTTGCCGGCATAATGGCTTTCCAGCCGCTTGGCGGCCTCGGGGCCGAACTGGCTGCGCACTTCGGATTCGATGATGTCGCCGGCGTCCTGCCACAAACGGTGGATGTCCCGCTCCAGCGACCCTTCCGGATTATAGGCCGACAGCCGCGCGCTGACCTGTTCATCCGTCAGCCGCTGCAGCTGAACCGTTTCGCCACCCATCGCATCGTCTCCAGTGAATTCGCTCTTGAGACGCTCTTGCCGGACAATGGTTAAGACCGGGTTAGGCGGGGACGCGGTGCGCGCGCAATCTTGCCTCGGCGAAGGCGCGGTCCTAAGCGCATCGCCGTGCCGCCGCTCCGGGTGGAACGCAGCAATCATCGAGGGGCTGAATGGCCGAACCACATACCCGCCCGCTTTCGCCGCACCTGTCGATCTGGCGGTGGGGCCCCGGCATGACGGTGTCGATCCTCCACCGCATCACCGGCGCCGGCCTGTCGATCCTTGGCCTTGGCGTGCTTACCTGGTGGCTGATGGCGCTGGCCGACGGTCCCGAAGCCTATGGCACCTTCACCCAGGCCGCCGCGCACCCGATCGGGCTAGTCGTCCTGGTCGGCCTGACCTGGGCGTTCCTGCAGCACCTCTTCTCGGGCATCCGCCATTTGGTGATGGACAGCGGTGCGGGGTTCGAGATCAATATCAACAAGCGCTACGCCTTGCTGACCATCATCGTCTCGGTCCTGCTGACAGCATTGCTGTGGGCCTATCTGCTGGGAGTGATCGCATGAGCATCGGGCAAAGCGCCTCCCCG
The sequence above is drawn from the Sphingomonas lutea genome and encodes:
- a CDS encoding methyl-accepting chemotaxis protein; translation: MGGETVQLQRLTDEQVSARLSAYNPEGSLERDIHRLWQDAGDIIESEVRSQFGPEAAKRLESHYAGKVNIDWVQSVAEYGRRIFRERSSVPGYIAARDELIGRVIDRLFERFGGDQAQLQQSVTTFQRLTCFETDIILAQVALLEAIEAADQRGRESDQFERRVSDLVRASTDQSKALTERTRATAASTRGMLGKTSEVAAAAEQSAIAMREAAQTAAGLIRAIEDARGEVEVAAGVATRAGEQASQAVKVSQALSAHVEAIESILGLIRDIAGQTNLLALNATIEAARAGDAGRGFAVVAQEVKSLASQTARATDDITAKITAIQQATRQTVDANNSIEDTVEEVQTSADRIREAMELQAQTVTMITAAVDETALAADSMSSTIAAIRTDTENVATDIDEVEQGFGRFSEQIANFTSTAKAFVSGMAA
- the sdhC gene encoding succinate dehydrogenase, cytochrome b556 subunit, giving the protein MAEPHTRPLSPHLSIWRWGPGMTVSILHRITGAGLSILGLGVLTWWLMALADGPEAYGTFTQAAAHPIGLVVLVGLTWAFLQHLFSGIRHLVMDSGAGFEININKRYALLTIIVSVLLTALLWAYLLGVIA